In Myxococcales bacterium, the following are encoded in one genomic region:
- a CDS encoding XdhC family protein, with translation MSWFADVLAALDAGRGVALATVIATGGSTPRHVGARMAVLDDGTALDTIGGGRIELEVTTAARAVAAGAPAVRVRHHLVRDLAMCCGGWMELVIAPAGPGRAALAAARDAIATRRPLVLTTAVADGALAIAPAPAAPERAPRVIDAHLHEWIGGRERAIVFGAGHVGRTLAPLLASVGFEVIVCDDDDTGALATPVVGAAQVIDSFDVAQVAAALGGLGQDDHVLVVTRDHAVDERLMLELIPRTLGYLGMIGSRGKVGRFQKRLAVRGIAPEAWRGVHAPVGLDLGAETPAEIAVAIAAELVALRRRGERAVGAWEPRA, from the coding sequence GTGTCCTGGTTCGCCGACGTGCTGGCCGCGCTCGATGCCGGGCGCGGGGTCGCGCTCGCGACCGTGATCGCCACCGGCGGCTCGACGCCGCGCCACGTCGGCGCGCGCATGGCGGTGCTCGACGACGGCACCGCGCTCGACACGATCGGCGGCGGGCGCATCGAGCTCGAGGTCACGACCGCGGCCCGGGCGGTGGCCGCGGGCGCGCCGGCGGTCCGGGTCCGGCACCACCTCGTGCGCGATCTGGCGATGTGCTGCGGCGGCTGGATGGAGCTGGTGATCGCGCCGGCCGGGCCGGGCCGGGCCGCGCTGGCGGCCGCGCGTGACGCGATCGCGACCCGGCGGCCGCTGGTGCTGACCACGGCCGTGGCCGACGGCGCGCTGGCGATCGCGCCGGCGCCGGCCGCGCCCGAGCGCGCGCCCCGGGTGATCGACGCCCACCTGCACGAGTGGATCGGCGGGCGCGAGCGCGCGATCGTGTTCGGGGCCGGCCACGTCGGCCGCACGCTCGCGCCGCTGCTGGCCAGCGTCGGCTTCGAGGTGATCGTGTGCGACGACGACGACACCGGGGCGCTGGCGACGCCGGTGGTCGGGGCCGCCCAGGTGATCGACTCGTTCGACGTCGCGCAGGTGGCCGCGGCGCTCGGCGGGCTCGGGCAGGACGATCACGTGCTGGTCGTGACCCGCGATCACGCGGTCGACGAGCGCCTGATGCTCGAGCTGATCCCGCGCACGCTCGGGTACCTCGGCATGATCGGCTCGCGCGGCAAGGTCGGTCGGTTCCAGAAGCGCCTGGCGGTGCGGGGCATCGCGCCCGAGGCCTGGCGCGGCGTGCACGCGCCGGTCGGCCTCGATCTCGGCGCCGAGACCCCGGCCGAGATCGCGGTGGCGATCGCGGCCGAGCTGGTGGCGCTGCGTCGGCGCGGCGAGCGCGCGGTCGGCGCGTGGGAGCCGCGCGCGTGA
- a CDS encoding DUF1501 domain-containing protein has protein sequence MQRRNFLRGSAALGAAVVVGRYFQGTSWAAPFGEAPDRAASVVLPEARRARRVLEVFLYGGLSPWETLYFVRGYGRPTDPTYPDQQYYALDNSAANAACGLPSGGALGQFFARDAAGADVELGPFARRLWPRTDLLERMRIIVQAHRLEPHEAAVPQALTGRPVGQPAAAGLGSHIQRFFVERDGGGRASPWSYLFATGGISGDNVSAAASTGLHPGSARPLAIKLDNAATFARMLDRTTVTDAGAPAYDALTGVYLQQYQQRLTWPGQGPVRSTRFADTAVAAGTVGKYQALQQVLAPELFMARGGSACGSSTPVDLPGMSLEAARALLTHPTEPARYVCVSDVGLSEAVGGGGYDTHQRHARDTSRNFDNLLRSLTAIINGPGEADPRKLSLDDTLIILNTEFGRTPTPQEGGDGRNHHPYGYVTAFLGATITPAERGVFGAIGPDGRATTAATPAENRIAALLAMGIWPFAQEAFAVSDVPDAISEEDAARRATARVLGVTL, from the coding sequence GTGCAGCGACGCAACTTCCTCCGCGGCTCGGCCGCGCTCGGCGCCGCGGTGGTGGTCGGGCGCTACTTCCAGGGCACCAGCTGGGCCGCGCCGTTCGGCGAGGCGCCGGATCGCGCCGCCTCGGTGGTGCTGCCCGAGGCCCGCCGCGCCCGGCGCGTGCTCGAGGTGTTCCTCTACGGTGGCCTGTCGCCGTGGGAGACGCTGTACTTCGTGCGCGGCTACGGCCGCCCGACCGACCCGACCTACCCCGACCAGCAGTACTACGCCCTCGACAACAGCGCCGCCAACGCCGCGTGCGGCCTGCCCAGCGGCGGCGCGCTCGGCCAGTTCTTCGCGCGCGACGCCGCCGGCGCCGACGTCGAGCTCGGGCCGTTCGCGCGCCGGCTGTGGCCGCGGACCGATCTGCTCGAGCGCATGCGCATCATCGTCCAGGCCCACCGCCTCGAGCCGCACGAGGCCGCGGTGCCCCAGGCGCTGACCGGGCGCCCGGTCGGCCAGCCGGCCGCGGCCGGCCTCGGCAGCCACATCCAGCGGTTCTTCGTCGAGCGCGACGGCGGCGGCCGCGCGTCGCCGTGGTCGTACCTGTTCGCGACCGGCGGGATCTCGGGCGACAACGTCTCGGCGGCGGCCTCGACCGGCCTGCACCCCGGCAGCGCGCGCCCCTTGGCGATCAAGCTCGACAACGCCGCCACCTTCGCGCGCATGCTCGATCGCACGACCGTCACCGACGCCGGCGCCCCGGCCTACGACGCGCTGACCGGCGTGTACCTGCAGCAGTACCAGCAGCGCCTGACCTGGCCCGGCCAGGGCCCGGTGCGCTCGACCCGGTTCGCCGACACCGCCGTGGCGGCCGGCACCGTCGGCAAGTACCAGGCGCTGCAGCAGGTGCTGGCGCCCGAGCTGTTCATGGCCCGGGGCGGCAGCGCGTGCGGCTCGTCGACGCCGGTCGATCTGCCGGGCATGAGCCTCGAGGCCGCGCGCGCGCTGCTCACCCACCCGACCGAGCCGGCCCGGTACGTGTGCGTCAGCGACGTCGGCCTGTCCGAGGCGGTCGGCGGCGGCGGCTACGACACCCACCAGCGCCACGCCCGCGACACCTCGCGCAACTTCGACAACCTGCTGCGCTCGCTGACCGCGATCATCAACGGGCCGGGCGAGGCCGACCCGCGCAAGCTGTCGCTCGACGACACGCTGATCATCCTCAACACCGAGTTCGGGCGCACGCCGACGCCGCAGGAGGGCGGCGACGGCCGCAACCACCACCCGTACGGCTACGTCACCGCGTTCCTGGGCGCGACGATCACGCCGGCCGAGCGCGGCGTGTTCGGCGCGATCGGCCCCGACGGCCGCGCGACGACGGCCGCGACCCCGGCCGAGAACCGCATCGCCGCGCTGCTGGCGATGGGCATCTGGCCGTTCGCGCAGGAGGCGTTCGCGGTGTCCGACGTGCCCGACGCGATCTCCGAGGAGGACGCCGCCCGGCGCGCCACGGCCCGGGTGCTGGGGGTGACGCTGTGA
- a CDS encoding HAD family phosphatase, which yields MALPLTDLRGPIRALFSDIDGTLTTAGRIEASTYTALEELGDAGVPVVLVTGRPAGWGQAFMSVAGVAAVVTENGGVTWIREGKRLRRLYGVPANSLPEWRRRMLDLYADVAAQVPGARLSSDSKYREVDLAIDWNEEAALSVADADRVVGMIRKAGFTASRSSVHVNFGPPHFDKLSACVTVIRQVLKGDGNDLDGYAFVGDALNDAPMFGGFPKSIGVANVRACWDELAFKPAYVSERAEGAGLREVVEHVLAVARG from the coding sequence ATGGCGCTGCCCCTCACCGATCTGCGCGGGCCGATCCGCGCGCTGTTCTCCGACATCGACGGCACGCTCACGACCGCGGGCCGCATCGAGGCGTCGACCTACACCGCGCTCGAGGAGCTCGGTGACGCCGGGGTCCCGGTGGTCCTGGTCACCGGCCGGCCGGCCGGCTGGGGCCAGGCGTTCATGAGCGTGGCCGGCGTGGCCGCGGTCGTCACCGAGAACGGTGGCGTGACGTGGATCCGTGAGGGCAAGCGGCTGCGCCGGCTCTACGGCGTGCCCGCCAACTCGCTGCCCGAGTGGCGGCGGCGCATGCTCGACCTGTACGCCGACGTCGCGGCCCAGGTGCCGGGCGCGCGGCTGTCGAGCGACTCGAAGTACCGCGAGGTCGATCTGGCGATCGACTGGAACGAGGAGGCGGCGCTGTCCGTGGCCGACGCCGACCGGGTGGTCGGGATGATCCGCAAGGCCGGCTTCACCGCGTCGCGCTCGAGCGTCCACGTCAACTTCGGGCCGCCGCACTTCGACAAGCTGTCGGCGTGCGTCACGGTCATCCGCCAGGTGCTCAAGGGCGACGGCAACGACCTCGACGGCTACGCCTTCGTCGGCGACGCGCTCAACGACGCGCCGATGTTCGGCGGCTTCCCCAAGTCGATCGGCGTGGCCAACGTGCGCGCGTGCTGGGACGAGCTGGCGTTCAAGCCGGCCTACGTCAGCGAGCGGGCCGAGGGCGCCGGCCTGCGCGAGGTCGTCGAGCACGTGCTCGCCGTCGCGCGCGGCTAA
- a CDS encoding xanthine dehydrogenase family protein molybdopterin-binding subunit: protein MTLSRRGFIQGSAAGLVVAFYVPTGAKALPKLGPAAPPPNAFVRIAPDDTVTVVLAHSEMGQGIWTGLAMLLAEELDCDWAKVRCEHAPAAAVYGHPMMGMQMTGGSSTTNGEFQRYRMVGAVARDMLVRAAAARWRTKPAKLTVAAGVVTYGKQRATYGELALAAMKLTPAADVALKPPAAWKLIGTAVRRLDTPEKITGQAQFGMDVQFPGLRTAVVLRPPAFGATLASFDGAAALKIPGVEQVVPTATGVAVVAAHFWAAKLGRDAVEAVWTPPADGGVDSAALMTSFRALARTTGALVADSPDIDQALPSGAHEAVYEVPYLAHAPMEPLNCTVKIDGDRCEIWTGTQFQTGDQRAAAMVLGTSPDKVTIHTPFLGGGFGRRANPASDFVVEAVAVAKAAGVPVKVVWTRDDDIRGGYYRPAYVHRVRAAVDGAGAPVAWDHVVVGQSILAGTFLEKFAVHDGVDETSVEGIAESPYLAATAKRVSLHSPRTPITVLWWRSVGNTHTAFALESMIDELAHAAGADPLAYRLKLLAKHPRHARALTTAAERAGWGTPAPAGRARGLAVHESFGSIVAEVAEVSVERGRIRVHAVTAAVDCGTAVNPLGIEAQVQSCIAYGLSATLRSALTIKGGQVQERNFHDYQVLRMHEMPTVTVHLLASDAPMGGIGEPATAPIAPAVANAVFALTRQRLRTLPLRLEVA from the coding sequence GTGACCCTGTCGCGGCGAGGGTTCATCCAGGGCAGCGCCGCCGGCCTGGTGGTCGCGTTCTACGTGCCGACCGGCGCCAAGGCGCTGCCGAAGCTGGGGCCGGCGGCGCCGCCGCCCAACGCGTTCGTGCGGATCGCGCCCGACGACACCGTGACCGTCGTGCTGGCGCACAGCGAGATGGGGCAGGGCATCTGGACCGGCCTGGCGATGCTGCTCGCCGAGGAGCTGGACTGCGACTGGGCCAAGGTCCGGTGCGAGCACGCGCCCGCGGCCGCGGTCTACGGCCACCCGATGATGGGCATGCAGATGACCGGCGGCTCGTCGACGACCAACGGCGAGTTCCAGCGCTACCGCATGGTCGGCGCGGTCGCGCGCGACATGCTCGTGCGCGCGGCGGCGGCGCGGTGGAGGACCAAGCCGGCCAAGCTCACCGTGGCCGCCGGCGTCGTGACCTACGGCAAGCAGCGCGCGACCTACGGCGAGCTGGCCCTTGCGGCGATGAAGCTGACCCCGGCCGCCGACGTCGCGCTCAAGCCGCCCGCCGCCTGGAAGCTGATCGGCACGGCGGTCCGGCGGCTCGACACGCCCGAGAAGATCACCGGCCAGGCCCAGTTCGGCATGGACGTGCAGTTCCCCGGCCTGCGCACCGCGGTGGTGCTGCGGCCGCCGGCGTTCGGCGCGACGCTGGCGTCGTTCGACGGCGCGGCGGCGCTGAAGATCCCCGGCGTCGAGCAGGTCGTGCCGACCGCCACTGGCGTCGCGGTGGTCGCCGCGCACTTCTGGGCCGCCAAGCTCGGGCGCGACGCGGTCGAGGCGGTCTGGACGCCGCCGGCCGACGGCGGCGTCGACAGCGCGGCGCTGATGACGTCGTTCCGCGCGTTGGCGCGGACGACCGGGGCGCTGGTCGCCGACAGCCCCGACATCGATCAGGCGCTGCCCAGCGGCGCGCACGAGGCGGTCTACGAGGTGCCGTACCTGGCGCACGCGCCGATGGAGCCGCTCAACTGCACGGTCAAGATCGACGGCGATCGCTGCGAGATCTGGACCGGCACGCAGTTCCAGACCGGCGATCAGCGGGCCGCGGCGATGGTGCTCGGCACCTCGCCCGACAAGGTCACGATCCACACGCCGTTCCTGGGCGGCGGCTTCGGGCGTCGGGCCAACCCGGCGTCGGACTTCGTCGTCGAGGCGGTGGCCGTGGCCAAGGCCGCGGGCGTGCCGGTCAAGGTGGTCTGGACCCGTGACGACGACATCCGCGGCGGTTACTACCGGCCGGCCTACGTGCACCGGGTGCGCGCCGCGGTCGACGGCGCGGGCGCGCCGGTGGCGTGGGATCACGTCGTGGTCGGGCAGTCGATCCTGGCCGGGACGTTCCTCGAGAAGTTCGCGGTGCACGACGGGGTCGACGAGACCTCGGTCGAGGGCATCGCCGAGTCGCCGTACCTGGCCGCGACCGCCAAGCGCGTGTCGCTGCACTCGCCGCGCACGCCGATCACGGTGCTGTGGTGGCGCTCGGTCGGCAACACCCACACCGCGTTCGCGCTCGAGAGCATGATCGACGAGCTGGCCCACGCGGCCGGCGCCGATCCGCTGGCCTACCGGCTGAAGCTCCTGGCCAAGCACCCGCGCCACGCCCGGGCGCTGACCACCGCGGCCGAGCGGGCCGGGTGGGGCACGCCGGCGCCGGCCGGCCGGGCCCGGGGCCTGGCGGTGCACGAGTCGTTCGGCTCGATCGTGGCCGAGGTGGCCGAGGTCTCGGTCGAGCGCGGGCGCATCCGGGTCCACGCGGTCACGGCCGCGGTCGACTGCGGCACCGCGGTCAACCCGCTCGGCATCGAGGCCCAGGTCCAGAGCTGCATCGCCTACGGCCTGAGCGCGACCTTGCGCAGCGCGCTGACGATCAAGGGCGGCCAGGTGCAAGAGCGCAACTTCCACGACTACCAGGTGCTGCGCATGCACGAGATGCCGACGGTGACCGTCCACCTGCTCGCCAGCGACGCGCCGATGGGCGGCATCGGCGAGCCGGCCACCGCGCCGATCGCGCCGGCGGTCGCCAACGCGGTGTTCGCGCTGACCCGCCAGCGGCTGCGCACGCTGCCGCTGCGCCTGGAGGTGGCGTGA
- a CDS encoding (2Fe-2S)-binding protein: MKLDVNGTEREVEADPDMPLLWVLRDLLGLPGTKFGCGAAQCGACTVHLDGAPVRACVTPVATVGDRKVTTIEGLSTDGGHVVQRAWAEADVVQCGYCQSGQIMTAVALLERTSAPTDADIDAAMAGNICRCGTYQRVREAIHLASRLKRGAS; the protein is encoded by the coding sequence ATGAAGCTCGACGTCAACGGCACCGAACGCGAGGTCGAGGCCGACCCCGACATGCCGCTCCTGTGGGTGCTGCGCGATCTGCTCGGCCTGCCCGGCACCAAGTTCGGCTGCGGCGCGGCCCAGTGCGGCGCGTGCACGGTCCACCTCGACGGCGCGCCGGTGCGCGCGTGCGTGACCCCGGTCGCGACCGTCGGCGATCGCAAGGTCACGACCATCGAGGGGCTGTCGACCGACGGCGGCCACGTCGTGCAGCGGGCCTGGGCCGAGGCCGACGTCGTGCAGTGCGGCTACTGCCAGTCGGGGCAGATCATGACGGCGGTGGCGCTGCTCGAGCGCACGTCCGCGCCGACCGACGCCGACATCGACGCCGCGATGGCCGGCAACATCTGCCGGTGCGGCACCTACCAGCGCGTGCGCGAGGCCATCCACCTGGCGTCGCGGCTCAAGCGAGGTGCGTCGTGA
- a CDS encoding OmpA family protein produces MGDGGGGRTGKDVVPEVRQTDPARPGERVSFGPVYFEFDSALLTEAGRAELARAADYLARASDQLTIEGHTDERGTTEYNLALGQQRATTVAAYLQRLGVPAARIETITYGEERPAVTGGDDGAWTRNRRAEFVLRP; encoded by the coding sequence ATGGGTGACGGCGGCGGCGGTCGCACCGGCAAGGACGTCGTGCCGGAGGTGCGCCAGACCGATCCGGCGCGCCCCGGCGAGCGCGTCAGCTTCGGGCCGGTCTACTTCGAGTTCGACTCGGCGCTCCTGACCGAGGCCGGGCGCGCCGAGCTCGCGCGCGCGGCCGACTACCTGGCGCGGGCCAGCGACCAGCTCACGATCGAGGGCCACACCGACGAGCGCGGCACGACCGAGTACAACCTGGCGCTGGGCCAGCAGCGGGCCACCACGGTCGCCGCGTACCTGCAACGCCTGGGCGTGCCGGCCGCGCGGATCGAGACGATCACCTACGGCGAGGAGCGCCCGGCGGTAACCGGCGGCGACGACGGCGCCTGGACGCGCAACCGGCGGGCCGAGTTCGTCTTGCGCCCCTGA
- a CDS encoding sigma-54-dependent Fis family transcriptional regulator has product MSGRALVVDDHVEMAQVVAEYLDDLGWRCTTVDSGAAAIAALGAGPFDVVVTDLRMADVDGLDVLAAAHRVDPDLPVLVMTAFGAIDSAIEVMARGARHYLTKPVRLEELRLHIERAVGERRVRQDNQALRRAVAGDHGALLGRTPRMAALRDLVDRVARSGAPVLIRGESGTGKELVARAIHAGGPRRDGPFIAINCSALPEALLESELFGHARGAFTGAAGARAGLFVEAAGGTLLLDEIGDMAPGVQAKLLRVVQLGEVRAVGSDESRTIDVRLIAATHQDLEARIAAGAFRADLFYRLNVVPVVVPPLRDRTDDIPLLAAEFFARSRARNPHSPAERLAPELAQQLAQEPWPGNVRELENLIERLVVVAAHPTVGLRDLAACRPTSARATVAWSDAEPLRTLRELEDDYVAWVLARCDGNKTRAAELLGIDVSTLHRRLRRDG; this is encoded by the coding sequence ATGAGCGGCCGGGCGCTGGTGGTCGACGACCACGTCGAGATGGCGCAGGTCGTGGCCGAGTACCTCGACGACCTCGGCTGGCGCTGCACCACCGTCGACAGCGGCGCGGCGGCGATCGCGGCGCTGGGCGCGGGGCCGTTCGACGTGGTCGTGACCGATCTGCGCATGGCCGACGTCGACGGGCTCGACGTCCTGGCGGCGGCCCACCGGGTCGATCCCGATCTGCCGGTGCTGGTCATGACCGCGTTCGGCGCGATCGACAGCGCGATCGAGGTCATGGCCCGCGGCGCGCGCCACTACCTGACCAAGCCGGTCCGGCTCGAGGAGCTGCGCCTGCACATCGAGCGCGCGGTCGGCGAGCGCAGGGTGCGCCAGGACAACCAGGCGCTGCGCCGGGCGGTCGCCGGCGACCACGGGGCCCTGCTCGGGCGGACCCCGCGCATGGCGGCCCTGCGCGATCTGGTCGATCGGGTCGCGCGGTCGGGCGCGCCGGTGCTGATCCGGGGCGAGAGCGGCACCGGCAAGGAGCTGGTCGCGCGCGCGATCCACGCCGGCGGGCCGCGCCGCGACGGGCCGTTCATCGCGATCAACTGCAGCGCGCTGCCCGAGGCGCTGCTCGAGAGCGAGCTGTTCGGCCACGCCCGCGGCGCGTTCACCGGCGCCGCGGGCGCGCGCGCCGGCCTGTTCGTCGAGGCCGCCGGCGGGACGCTCCTGCTCGACGAGATCGGCGACATGGCGCCGGGCGTCCAGGCCAAGCTGCTGCGCGTGGTGCAGCTCGGCGAGGTCCGCGCGGTCGGCTCGGACGAGAGCCGCACCATCGACGTGCGGCTGATCGCCGCCACCCACCAGGACCTCGAGGCCCGGATCGCCGCCGGGGCCTTCCGCGCCGATCTGTTCTACCGGCTCAACGTCGTGCCGGTGGTGGTGCCGCCGCTGCGCGATCGCACCGACGACATCCCGCTGCTCGCCGCCGAGTTCTTCGCGCGGTCGCGGGCGCGCAACCCGCACTCGCCGGCCGAGCGCCTCGCGCCCGAGCTGGCGCAGCAGCTGGCGCAGGAGCCGTGGCCCGGCAACGTCCGCGAGCTCGAGAACCTGATCGAGCGCCTGGTGGTGGTGGCCGCGCACCCGACCGTGGGCCTGCGCGATCTCGCGGCGTGCCGGCCGACCAGCGCCCGGGCGACCGTGGCCTGGTCCGACGCCGAGCCGCTGCGGACGCTGCGCGAGCTCGAGGACGACTACGTGGCCTGGGTGCTGGCCCGGTGCGACGGCAACAAGACGCGGGCCGCCGAGCTCCTCGGCATCGACGTGTCGACGTTGCACCGGCGCCTGCGCCGCGACGGGTGA
- a CDS encoding histidine kinase, giving the protein MSKPVIGAIGAAVLVFAGLVAFGMRAVERDRAEIRARLAATKLASLRDAAGELANDVENIGQDLELAAALMTQTSDADDRARELHAIAAIKREYAALELRDGSGRTLARVVAPDAPPDVLGSAGPALDETARLAVERPGVFRTSGPLGPDDSDLAWYRVFARRSPTNDDLIVAVVVDMRPLLARMRLLQTPTARLLVIGARGRPAPSSDPRLAEAIRALATAPTAPALGALMAHIRARTPATVAVGERDAALLGLPGAPAVAVTTPVLIADGEPWALALVVSTTELRDQERLVVRRLLLLGGVAALAVMALAAYVVTNARRAAALHERLRHADRMAHLTEKAEKILDHIPTGVLALTADGAVSAANRALRDRVGGELVGRDIATLVEGRPAPGLDLARLHQDAIASGAVRSRHRVELNLGGATSRVSVHAVPLARPLGDVHSLIVIEDHEPLRQLEEQMLHSEKLVTAGQLAAGIAHEIGTPLNVVRARAELVTARLGRDHPQARDLGIIVDQIDHVTRLLTQLLDYVRTSPQELTAVTPAAALAGVAELVEVEAAKRSIMVRVDCDPAAGALAADAGQLRQVLVNLTINALDACPAGAVVTLRARPDDGGQVVLEVEDSGEGIAPAIRAQAFDPFFTTKKRGRGTGLGLWVVAQLARTHDATIELCDGDGGGTIARLRWPLYQGAA; this is encoded by the coding sequence ATGTCGAAGCCCGTGATCGGCGCCATCGGCGCAGCGGTGCTGGTGTTCGCCGGCCTGGTCGCGTTCGGCATGCGCGCGGTCGAGCGCGATCGAGCCGAGATCCGGGCGCGGCTCGCGGCCACCAAGCTGGCCTCGCTGCGCGACGCGGCCGGCGAGCTCGCCAACGACGTCGAGAACATCGGCCAGGACCTCGAGCTGGCCGCGGCGCTGATGACCCAGACCAGCGACGCCGACGACCGGGCCCGCGAGCTGCACGCGATCGCGGCGATCAAGCGCGAGTACGCGGCGCTGGAGCTGCGCGACGGCAGCGGGCGCACGCTGGCGCGGGTGGTGGCGCCCGACGCGCCGCCCGACGTGCTGGGCTCGGCCGGCCCCGCGCTCGACGAGACCGCGCGCCTGGCGGTCGAGCGCCCGGGCGTGTTCCGCACCTCGGGGCCGCTGGGCCCCGACGACAGCGATCTGGCCTGGTACCGGGTCTTCGCCCGGCGCAGCCCGACCAACGACGATCTGATCGTGGCGGTGGTGGTCGACATGCGGCCGCTGCTCGCGCGCATGCGCCTGCTGCAGACGCCGACCGCGCGGCTGCTGGTGATCGGCGCCCGCGGGCGGCCGGCGCCGTCGAGCGACCCGCGCCTGGCCGAGGCCATCCGCGCGCTGGCCACGGCGCCGACCGCGCCGGCGCTGGGCGCGCTGATGGCGCACATCCGGGCCCGGACGCCGGCGACGGTGGCGGTCGGCGAGCGCGACGCGGCGCTGCTCGGGCTGCCCGGCGCGCCGGCGGTCGCGGTCACGACGCCGGTGCTGATCGCCGACGGCGAGCCGTGGGCGCTGGCGCTGGTCGTGTCGACCACCGAGCTGCGCGACCAGGAGCGGCTGGTGGTCCGGCGCCTGTTGCTGCTGGGTGGGGTCGCCGCGCTGGCGGTGATGGCGCTGGCGGCGTACGTGGTCACCAACGCCCGCCGGGCCGCGGCGCTGCACGAGCGCCTGCGCCACGCCGACCGCATGGCCCACCTGACCGAGAAGGCCGAGAAGATCCTCGATCACATCCCGACCGGCGTGCTGGCGCTGACCGCCGACGGCGCGGTCTCCGCGGCCAACCGCGCGCTGCGCGATCGCGTCGGCGGCGAGCTGGTCGGGCGCGACATCGCCACGCTGGTCGAGGGCCGCCCGGCGCCGGGCCTCGATCTGGCCCGCCTGCACCAGGACGCGATCGCCTCGGGCGCGGTCCGCTCGCGCCACCGGGTCGAGCTCAACCTCGGCGGCGCCACCAGCCGCGTCAGCGTCCACGCGGTGCCGCTCGCGCGGCCGCTGGGCGACGTCCACAGCCTGATCGTGATCGAGGATCACGAGCCGCTGCGCCAGCTCGAGGAGCAGATGCTGCACTCGGAGAAGCTGGTCACCGCTGGCCAGCTCGCGGCCGGCATCGCCCACGAGATCGGCACGCCGCTCAACGTCGTGCGGGCCCGGGCCGAGCTGGTCACCGCGCGGCTGGGCCGCGATCATCCCCAGGCCCGCGACCTCGGCATCATCGTCGATCAGATCGATCACGTGACCCGCCTGCTGACCCAGCTGCTCGACTACGTGCGCACGTCGCCGCAGGAGCTGACCGCGGTCACGCCGGCCGCGGCGCTGGCCGGCGTCGCCGAGCTGGTCGAGGTCGAGGCGGCCAAGCGCTCGATCATGGTCCGCGTCGACTGCGACCCAGCCGCCGGCGCGCTGGCCGCGGACGCGGGCCAGCTGCGGCAGGTGCTGGTCAACCTGACGATCAACGCGCTCGACGCGTGCCCGGCCGGCGCGGTCGTGACGTTGCGGGCGCGGCCCGACGACGGCGGCCAGGTCGTGCTCGAGGTCGAGGACAGCGGCGAGGGCATCGCGCCGGCGATCCGCGCCCAGGCCTTCGATCCGTTCTTCACGACCAAGAAGCGCGGCCGCGGCACCGGCCTGGGCCTGTGGGTGGTCGCGCAGCTCGCGCGCACCCACGACGCCACGATCGAGCTGTGCGACGGCGACGGCGGCGGCACGATCGCACGGCTGCGGTGGCCGCTCTACCAGGGGGCCGCGTGA
- a CDS encoding superoxide dismutase family protein: MILAAAACGGSSKKPATTVAPEKTVEADKPPVVEPEPEPEPPPPPQEWKASAALAPIKGQKVKAVTIEFAQTEGQATSATSEAIAGLKVGTYHLVVHAGGDCGKKAAGAGAIWADAAALTLTVERGVAPAVAMAETELQLAGEQSIVGKTLVLHADKRGKPAAAMACGVIAGADADADADADADGDGD, from the coding sequence GTGATCCTGGCCGCCGCCGCGTGCGGTGGCTCAAGCAAGAAGCCCGCGACCACCGTCGCGCCGGAGAAGACGGTCGAGGCGGACAAGCCGCCGGTGGTCGAGCCCGAGCCCGAGCCCGAGCCGCCGCCGCCGCCGCAGGAGTGGAAGGCGAGCGCGGCACTCGCGCCGATCAAGGGCCAGAAGGTCAAGGCCGTCACCATCGAGTTCGCGCAGACCGAGGGCCAGGCGACCAGCGCCACGTCCGAGGCGATCGCCGGCCTGAAGGTGGGCACCTATCACCTCGTGGTCCACGCGGGCGGCGACTGCGGCAAGAAGGCCGCGGGCGCGGGCGCGATCTGGGCCGACGCCGCGGCGCTGACCCTGACGGTCGAGCGCGGCGTGGCGCCAGCGGTGGCGATGGCCGAGACGGAGCTGCAGCTCGCGGGCGAGCAGTCGATCGTCGGCAAGACCCTGGTGCTGCACGCCGACAAGCGCGGCAAGCCGGCGGCGGCGATGGCCTGCGGCGTGATCGCCGGCGCGGACGCGGACGCGGACGCCGACGCCGACGCCGACGGCGACGGCGACTGA